CGCGACGGTGAAGACGCACATCAACAACATGTTCTCCAAGACGGGACTCAAGGACCGGGCCCAGGCGGTGCGTTACGCGTACGGGAAGGGGCTGGTCCGGCCGCCCGCGGGGTGAACGGCGCGTTGGTCACCTGATGGGGTGAAGTGTTCGGGGAACAATAGTCGGGGATCTTCCCGTTCTGTCCATCCTTGGGCATGCAGTCAAGCAACGGTCGTGCCCGCGCCGACGGGGACGGTCCCGATAGCGGTGCCCCCACACCACACGCGCACGAACATCATCAAGGCCAGGGCCAGGCGTACGCCGAGGTGCCAGGGGATGTGCGCTACGAGGACCCGTGGTACGACGCGCTCGCCTCGGGCTGGGGCGAGTCGGCCATCATGAGCCCGCCCGGGCCCGAGGTCCCCGCGGCACGTCGGCGGGAGACCGGAACCGGGGCGGCGGCTCAGATCTACCTCGAGGTACAGCACAGCGCGGCCTTTCAGGAGGTACGCAGCCGGTACCGGCGGTTCGTGGTGCCCGCCGCCGCCGCGTTCTTCGTCTGGTATGTGGCGTACGTGGTGACCGCGACGACCGCGCCCGGACTGATGGCGCGGCCGGTGGCGGGCGCGGTGAACGTGGCACTGCTCGCCGGGCTGGGGCAGTTCCTCAGCACGTTCCTGCTCACCTGGGCGTACGCCCGGCACGCGCGGCTGCGCCGGGATCGCGCCGCGCTCGAACTGCGCTGGGACACACAGGAGTTGACCCGAGGAGCAAAAGGCGGTGCGTCGTGACCGGCAACCATCAGGCGCTGGCGTTGTTGCTGTTCAGCGTCTTCGTCGCGGTCACGTTGGGGATCACGACCTGGGTGAGCCGCAACCGCCATGGTTCGGAGGAGGAGTTCTACGTCGGCGGGCGGCTGTTCTCCCCGATGGAGAATGGTTTTGCCATCGCGGGCGACTACATGTCCGCCGCCTCCTTCCTGGGTGTCACCGGGCTCATCGCGCTGTTCGGGTACGACGGGCTGCTGTATGTGGTCGGATTCCTCGTGGCCTGGCTGGTGGTGCTGTTCCTCGTCGCCGAGCTGGTGCGCAACTGCGGGCGGTTCACGCTCGCCGACGTGGTCGCCGCGCGGATGAGCGAGCGGCCGGTGCGGATCGCGGCGGGAACCTCCTCGGTCACCGTGTCCGTTCTCTATCTGGTGGCCCAGATGGTGGGCGCCGGCAGCCTGGTCGCGCTGCTCCTCGGGAACACCGGCGAGGCGGCTCGGTCCTGGGCCGTCATCGGGGTCGGTGCGCTCATGGTGATCTATGTGTCGTTGGGAGGGATGCGGGCGACCACGTGGATCCAGATCGTCAAGGCGGTTCTGCTGCTGGCGGGCACCATCGCGCTCACCGTGCTCGTCCTGGTGCGCTTCCACGGTGACTTCGACCAATTGCTGCGCACTGCGGCTGAGCGCAGTGGGCACGGTGACGCGTTCCTGGCACCCGGGCTGAAGTACGGCGGGGACTGGACCGCGCGTTTCGACTTCATGAGCCTGGGGCTCGCGCTGGTGCTGGGCACGGCGGGACTGCCGCACATCCTGTCCCGCTTCTACACCGTGCCCACCGCGCAGGCCGCCCGTCGCTCCGTCGTCTGGTCGATCGGGCTGATCGGCGGCTTCTACCTGATGACGATCGTCCTCGGGTTCGGTGCGGCGGCGATCGTCGGCCCGGAGGCGGTGCGCGGCTCGAACGCGTCCGGGAACACGGCGGTTCCGCTTCTGGCACTCGACCTGGGCGGCGGCGCCGACTCCACCGGCGGAGCGGTGCTGTTCGCGGTCGTGGGGGCCATCGCCTTCGCCACGATCCTCGCGGTCGTCGCCGGGATCACGCTCGCCTCCTCGGCGTCGGTGGCACACGACCTGTACGCCTCCCTGCGCCGCCGGCAGGCCAAACCCCGCAGCGAGGTCGCGGTGGCGCGGATCGCCGCCGTGGGCGTCGGTGTGGTCGCCATCGCCCTCGGCCTGCTGGCCCGCGATCTCAACGTCGCCTTCCTGGTCGGGCTCGCCTTTGCCGTCGCGGCGTCCGCGAATCTGCCGGTCCTGATGTACTCGCTGTTCTGGCGGGGCTTCACCACGCGGGGCGCCGTGTGGGCGGTGTACGGCGGGCTGGTCCCGGCCCTGGCGCTCGTCGTGCTGTCGCCGGTGGTGTCCGGCAGCCCCGAGTCGCTGTTCCCGAGCGTGGACTTCCAGTACTTCCCGCTACAGAACCCCGGTCTGGTCTCGATTCCACTGGGCTTCCTGGCGGGCTGGCTCGGCACGGTCACCTCGGCCGAGGTCGCGGACGAGGCCAAGCACGCGGAGACCGAGGTGCGGTCACTGACCGGGGCGGGAGCCGCGTAACGGGCGACTCCTCACCGCCGTACCGCATCGGGGTCCTGGCGCCCGGCTACGGCGCCACCCAGGCATAGCGGTGTTCCGGGCGGCCCGTGTCGCCGTACTTGAGGGAGAGGTGCAGGCGTCCGGCCTGTTCCAGGTGGCGGAGGTAGCGCTGGGCGGTGGAGCGGCTCAGGCCGGTCTCGGCGGCGACCTCGTGGGCCGACAGAGGGTGATTCGCGCGGTGCAGAACGTCGCAGATCAGGTCCGTGGTCGGTTCCGAGTGGCCGCTCGGCAGGCCGGGCGAGGACGGCGCCGGCCCGGTGCGCAGGGCGCCGAAGATCCGGTCGACCTGCTCCTGGCCGGCGACGCCGTGCCCACCGACCCGGTCCACCGTGCGGCGCAGGGCTGCATACGAGTCGAGGCGGGTGCGCAGGGCGGCGAAGGTGAACGGTTTGACCAGATAGTGCAGGGCGCCCAGGCGCATCGCGGTCTGCACCGTCGTGACGTCACCGGCCGCCGTGATCATGATGACGTCGGTGCCATGGCCCTGCTCACGCATGCGGTGAATGAGTTGGAGGCCGGTCTGGTCGGGCAGGTAGTGGTCGAGCAGCACCAGGTCGATGGTTCCGCGCTCGATGGTTCCCAGCGCCTGGGCGGCACTGTGCGCGCGGGCGGCCACCCGGAAGCCGGGAACCTTTCCCACGTACTTGGCGTTGATCTCGGCGACACGGAAGTCGTCGTCCACCACCAGGACGTCAATCATCGGGCCTCTCTCCGTCAAGGCCAGGCGGGCGTTAAGCCCGTGTTTCGGCTTCGCTGTTCTAGCGCGAGCAAAACGAGCACAACAGGCTACTGCAAGCAAAAGAAGCGCATGCGCCCAGAAGGCTGATGCCGCCTCCCGGGTCACCTCTACCGTCCCCGGCCATGAGCGCACACACCAGCCCCGCCATCGAGCTGCGGGGCGCGAGCAAGGTCTTCAGGACCCCGTCGGGTGCCCCGCACACCGCCGTGCGGGAACTCGACCTCACTGTCGGGCGTGGCGAGTTCGTGGCCGTCGTCGGCCCGACCGGCTGCGGCAAGTCGACCACGTTGACCCTGGTCAGCGGTCTGGAAGAGCCCACCCAGGGCGAGGTGATGGTCGCCGGGCAGCCCGTGCGTGGCGTCGGTGACAAGGTCGGCTTCGTCTTCCAGCAGGACGCCACTTTTCCCTGGCGTACGGTCCTGTCCAACGTCATGGCCGGGCCCCGCTTTCGCGGTGTGCCCAAGGCGGAGGCGAAGCGGAACGCGCGCGAGTGGCTGGCCCGGGTCGGGCTGACCGCCTTCGAGGACCGCTACCCGCACCAGCTTTCCGGCGGTCAGCGCAAGCGCGTGGCCCTCGCCGCGACCTTCGTGAACGACCCCGAGATCCTCCTCATGGACGAGCCGTTCTCGGCGCTCGACGTGCAGACCAGGGCGCTGATGTCGGACGAGCTCCTCGAGCTGTGGGAGGGCACGGGCGCGTCCGTCGTCTTCGTCACCCATGACCTGGAGGAG
The sequence above is a segment of the Streptomyces asoensis genome. Coding sequences within it:
- a CDS encoding DUF485 domain-containing protein produces the protein MQSSNGRARADGDGPDSGAPTPHAHEHHQGQGQAYAEVPGDVRYEDPWYDALASGWGESAIMSPPGPEVPAARRRETGTGAAAQIYLEVQHSAAFQEVRSRYRRFVVPAAAAFFVWYVAYVVTATTAPGLMARPVAGAVNVALLAGLGQFLSTFLLTWAYARHARLRRDRAALELRWDTQELTRGAKGGAS
- a CDS encoding solute symporter family protein is translated as MTGNHQALALLLFSVFVAVTLGITTWVSRNRHGSEEEFYVGGRLFSPMENGFAIAGDYMSAASFLGVTGLIALFGYDGLLYVVGFLVAWLVVLFLVAELVRNCGRFTLADVVAARMSERPVRIAAGTSSVTVSVLYLVAQMVGAGSLVALLLGNTGEAARSWAVIGVGALMVIYVSLGGMRATTWIQIVKAVLLLAGTIALTVLVLVRFHGDFDQLLRTAAERSGHGDAFLAPGLKYGGDWTARFDFMSLGLALVLGTAGLPHILSRFYTVPTAQAARRSVVWSIGLIGGFYLMTIVLGFGAAAIVGPEAVRGSNASGNTAVPLLALDLGGGADSTGGAVLFAVVGAIAFATILAVVAGITLASSASVAHDLYASLRRRQAKPRSEVAVARIAAVGVGVVAIALGLLARDLNVAFLVGLAFAVAASANLPVLMYSLFWRGFTTRGAVWAVYGGLVPALALVVLSPVVSGSPESLFPSVDFQYFPLQNPGLVSIPLGFLAGWLGTVTSAEVADEAKHAETEVRSLTGAGAA
- a CDS encoding response regulator — encoded protein: MIDVLVVDDDFRVAEINAKYVGKVPGFRVAARAHSAAQALGTIERGTIDLVLLDHYLPDQTGLQLIHRMREQGHGTDVIMITAAGDVTTVQTAMRLGALHYLVKPFTFAALRTRLDSYAALRRTVDRVGGHGVAGQEQVDRIFGALRTGPAPSSPGLPSGHSEPTTDLICDVLHRANHPLSAHEVAAETGLSRSTAQRYLRHLEQAGRLHLSLKYGDTGRPEHRYAWVAP
- a CDS encoding ABC transporter ATP-binding protein — translated: MSAHTSPAIELRGASKVFRTPSGAPHTAVRELDLTVGRGEFVAVVGPTGCGKSTTLTLVSGLEEPTQGEVMVAGQPVRGVGDKVGFVFQQDATFPWRTVLSNVMAGPRFRGVPKAEAKRNAREWLARVGLTAFEDRYPHQLSGGQRKRVALAATFVNDPEILLMDEPFSALDVQTRALMSDELLELWEGTGASVVFVTHDLEESIALADKVVVMTAGPATVKQVFDIDLPRPRKVESVRLEPRFIEIYREIWESLGEEVRITRERGAARVA